A genomic window from Silene latifolia isolate original U9 population chromosome Y, ASM4854445v1, whole genome shotgun sequence includes:
- the LOC141632300 gene encoding uncharacterized protein LOC141632300, with translation MVVLKVFFEGRRGLRQGDPLSPLLFVLCMEVLTRLLKQMKQVPQFSHHPKCVKLELSHLIFADDLLVFVRGDYPSVLAVKHCLDTFSSSSGLTPNPSKTNIYFAGVRGTVKHSILQATGYVEGKFPFRYLVTPLHSSRLTKDLFQPLMAKIRSKLGYWASLHLTYAGKVHLINSAIFGLESFWCACLLLPKGVISEIEKIVRQFLWGSDGKRRLVFFSWSKVCRSRMQGGFDIREVLGWNKTLLLKIFWSYNHSCTSIRSNGPGSTSSSVHPVLSIRDEFISKVGSETEAKRLFQAWAAKGKLPLQDVYSIFHGTHHDLRWMAPIMDGIVLPKHAFVATLAAQNALATVDNVCKRGVLIVNRCVLCLQDAETCAHLFFGCPYSKNLMQQVLIWQGTTRQVLSLKHELYKLALSRNRSWRSKLARCSFLFVIYFLWQERNLRVFDGVRRDVSVLLKQIKYVVCVRMYAWSNGIYNSQMLQLLLG, from the exons ATGGTAGTACTGAAGGTTTTTTTTGAAGGTAGAAGAGGGCTAAGGCAAGGGGATCCTCTCTCCCCCTTGCTCTTTGTTCTTTGTATGGAAGTACTTACTAGGCTTTTAAAGCAAATGAAACAAGTTCCTCAATTTAGTCATCATCCTAAATGTGTAAAGCTGGAACTGTCCCATTTGATTTTTGCGGATGATTTATTGGTGTTTGTTAGAGGAGACTACCCCTCTGTCTTGGCTGTCAAGCATTGTTTGGATACTTTTTCGAGCTCCTCTGGCCTCACCCCAAATCCTAGCAAGACTAACATTTATTTTGCTGGGGTACGGGGTACTGTCAAGCACAGCATTCTTCAGGCTACAGGTTATGTTGAAGGTAAATTTCCTTTCAGATATTTGGTCACACCTCTGCACTCCTCCAGGCTCACTAAGGATTTGTTCCAACCTTTGATGGCTAAAATCCGGAGCAAGCTTGGGTATTGGGCTAGTCTTCATCTTACTTATGCTGGCAAGGTGCATTTGATAAATTCTGCTATTTTTGGCCTGGAGTCTTTCTGGTGTGCGTGCTTGCTTCTTCCAAAGGGTGTTATTTCTGAAATTGAAAAAATTGTTAGACAATTCTTATGGGGGTCTGATGGTAAACGCAGACTTGTGTTTTTTAGCTGGTCCAAGGTTTGTAGGAGTAGGATGCAAGGTGGGTTTGATATCAGAGAAGTTCTCGGCTGGAACAAAACGCTTTTGCTGAAAATTTTTTGGTCTTATAATCATTCTTGTACTTCCATCCGCTCCAATGGTCCGGGGAGTACATCTTCAAGCGTGCATCCG GTCCTATCCATCAGAGACGAGTTTATCTCTAAGGTAGGTTCTGAAACTGAGGCTAAACGCCTATTCCAGGCTTGGGCTGCAAAAGGCAAGCTGCCATTGCAGGATGTGTATTCTATTTTCCATGGGACTCACCATGATCTTAGATGGATGGCCCCCATCATGGATGGCATTGTTCTCCCCAAGCATGCTTTTGTTGCGACTCTAGCTGCCCAAAATGCTCTTGCTACTGTCGACAATGTCTGTAAGCGAGGGGTCCTCATTGTTAACAGGTGTGTGCTTTGTCTTCAAGATGCTGAAACGTGTGCTCATCTATTCTTTGGTTGTCCCTATTCCAAAAATCTGATGCAGCAGGTATTGATTTGGCAAGGTACAACTCGGCAAGTTTTGAGCTTAAAGCATGAACTTTATAAACTTGCTCTTAGTAGGAATAGGTCCTGGAGATCCAAGCTTGCTAGGTGCTCTTTTCTCTTTGTCATCTATTTTTTGTGGCAAGAGCGTAATTTAAGAGTTTTTGATGGGGTGCGTAGAGATGTAAGTGTGTTGTTAAAGCAGATTAAATACGTTGTTTGTGTCCGTATGTATGCTTGGAGTAATGGGATATACAATTCCCAAATGCTCCAGTTACTTCTAGGGTGA
- the LOC141632299 gene encoding uncharacterized protein LOC141632299 — protein MVIKVFFEGRRGLRQGDPLSPLLFVLCMEVLTRLLKQMKQVPQFSHHPKCVKLELSHLIFADDLLVFVRGDYPSVLAVKHCLDTFSSSSGLTPNPSKTNIYFLVRSLVKHSILQATGYVEGKFPFRYLVTPLHSSRLTKDLFQPLMAKIRSKLGYWASLHLTYAGKVHLINSAIFGLESFWCACLLLPKGVISEIEKIVRQFLWGSDGKRRLVFFSWSKVCRSRMQGGFDIREVLGWNKTLLLKIFWSYNHSCTSIWLQWSREYIFKQASGWDLVAATCSSPIWRQVLSIRDEFISKVGSETEAKRLFQAWAAKGKLPLQDVYSIFHGTHHDLRWMAPIMDGIVLPKHAFVATLAAQNALATVDNVCKRGVLIVNRCVLCLQDAETCAHLFFGCPYSKNLMQQVLIWQGTTRQVLSLKHELYKLALSRNRSWRSKLARCSFSAVIYFLWQERNLRVFDGVRRDVSVLLKQIKYVVCVRMYAWSNGIYNSQMLQLLLG, from the coding sequence ATGGTAATCAAGGTTTTTTTTGAAGGTAGAAGAGGGCTAAGGCAAGGGGATCCTCTCTCCCCCTTGCTCTTTGTTCTTTGTATGGAAGTACTTACTAGGCTTTTAAAGCAAATGAAACAAGTTCCTCAATTTAGTCATCATCCTAAATGTGTAAAGCTGGAACTGTCCCATTTGATTTTTGCGGATGATTTATTGGTGTTTGTTAGAGGAGACTACCCCTCTGTCTTGGCTGTCAAGCATTGTTTGGATACTTTTTCGAGCTCCTCTGGCCTCACCCCAAATCCTAGCAAGACTAACATTTATTTTTTGGTACGAAGTCTTGTCAAGCACAGCATTCTTCAGGCTACAGGTTATGTTGAAGGTAAATTTCCTTTCAGATATTTGGTCACACCTCTGCACTCCTCCAGGCTCACTAAGGATTTGTTCCAACCTTTGATGGCTAAAATCCGGAGCAAGCTTGGGTATTGGGCTAGTCTTCATCTTACTTATGCTGGCAAGGTGCATTTGATAAATTCTGCTATTTTTGGCCTGGAGTCTTTCTGGTGTGCGTGCTTGCTTCTTCCAAAGGGTGTTATTTCTGAAATTGAAAAAATTGTTAGACAATTCTTATGGGGGTCTGATGGTAAACGCAGACTTGTGTTTTTTAGCTGGTCCAAGGTTTGTAGGAGTAGGATGCAAGGTGGGTTTGATATCAGAGAAGTTCTCGGCTGGAACAAAACGCTTTTGCTGAAAATTTTTTGGTCTTATAATCATTCTTGTACTTCCATCTGGCTCCAATGGTCCAGGGAGTACATCTTCAAGCAGGCATCTGGTTGGGACCTTGTTGCTGCTACATGCTCCTCTCCTATATGGCGGCAGGTCCTATCCATCAGAGACGAGTTTATCTCTAAGGTAGGTTCTGAAACTGAGGCTAAACGCCTATTCCAGGCTTGGGCTGCAAAAGGCAAGCTGCCATTGCAGGATGTGTATTCTATTTTCCATGGGACTCACCATGATCTTAGATGGATGGCCCCCATCATGGATGGCATTGTTCTCCCCAAGCATGCTTTTGTTGCGACTCTAGCTGCCCAAAATGCTCTTGCTACTGTCGACAATGTCTGTAAGCGAGGGGTCCTCATTGTTAACAGGTGTGTGCTTTGTCTTCAAGATGCTGAAACGTGTGCTCATCTATTCTTTGGTTGTCCCTATTCCAAAAATCTGATGCAGCAGGTATTGATTTGGCAAGGTACAACTCGGCAAGTTTTGAGCTTAAAGCATGAACTTTATAAACTTGCTCTTAGTAGGAATAGGTCCTGGAGATCCAAGCTTGCTAGGTGCTCTTTTTCTGCTGTCATCTATTTTTTGTGGCAAGAGCGTAATTTAAGAGTTTTTGATGGGGTGCGTAGAGATGTAAGTGTGTTGTTAAAGCAGATTAAATACGTTGTTTGTGTCCGTATGTATGCTTGGAGTAATGGGATATACAATTCCCAAATGCTCCAGTTACTTCTAGGGTGA